A genomic segment from Neobacillus sp. YX16 encodes:
- the sleB gene encoding spore cortex-lytic enzyme: protein MQRKVWLKIPLILIFLTVTFFSNGDQGKEIHAFSNQVLQQGSSGEDVIELQSRLTYNGFFKSKIDGVFGWNTYWAVRNFQDQFGLPVDGVVGAKTKAMLVKATKYEKQGNSGGSSANVPNGYSQNDIQLMANAVYGESRGEPYIGQVAVAAVILNRVQSASFPNTVGGVIYEPGAFTAVADGQINLTPNETAKKAVLDALNGWDPTGNAIYYFNPDTATSSWIWSRPQIKKIGKHIFCK from the coding sequence TTGCAGAGGAAAGTATGGTTGAAGATTCCACTGATTCTTATTTTTCTAACTGTTACATTTTTTTCAAATGGCGACCAGGGGAAAGAAATCCATGCGTTTTCGAACCAGGTACTTCAGCAAGGCTCTTCCGGGGAAGATGTGATTGAGCTGCAATCTCGCCTTACTTATAATGGCTTTTTTAAAAGTAAGATTGATGGTGTGTTTGGATGGAATACCTACTGGGCAGTTCGGAATTTCCAGGATCAGTTTGGTCTTCCTGTCGATGGAGTTGTCGGGGCAAAAACGAAGGCTATGCTGGTGAAAGCAACAAAATATGAAAAGCAAGGGAATTCAGGTGGTTCTAGCGCCAATGTTCCAAACGGGTACAGCCAAAACGATATCCAATTGATGGCAAATGCCGTATACGGGGAATCACGCGGAGAGCCCTACATAGGTCAAGTTGCTGTGGCCGCCGTTATTCTGAATCGAGTCCAAAGTGCCTCTTTCCCTAATACCGTCGGAGGCGTCATCTATGAACCTGGTGCCTTTACCGCTGTTGCCGATGGACAGATAAATTTAACACCAAACGAAACAGCAAAAAAAGCTGTGCTGGACGCCTTAAATGGATGGGATCCTACTGGTAATGCTATTTATTATTTTAATCCTGATACGGCCACAAGCAGTTGGATTTGGAGTCGACCGCAGATTAAGAAAATTGGGAAACATATATTTTGTAAATGA
- the purU gene encoding formyltetrahydrofolate deformylase: MNAYIKGQIELFQKVNRNRGRLLVSCSDQPGIVSAISQFLFSYQANIIESSQYSTNPEGGVFFIRIEFECPGLKEKAKEMEEQFAAIAETFSMDWKLTHVYHVKKAAIFVSKELHCLLELLWEWQSGDLMADIALVISNHEEARDAVEGLNIPFYYIPANKDIRAEVETKQLELLKEYDIDLVILARYMQILTPDFVAANPNKIINIHHSFLPAFVGARPYERAHARGVKLIGATSHYVTNDLDEGPIIEQDIARVDHRNDVDNLKKIGRRIERSVLARAVKWHIEDRIIVHQNKTIVF; this comes from the coding sequence ATGAACGCATATATAAAGGGCCAAATTGAATTATTTCAAAAAGTAAATAGGAACCGCGGACGTCTATTAGTCAGCTGTTCGGATCAGCCAGGGATTGTTTCAGCCATCTCCCAATTTTTATTTTCCTATCAAGCAAATATCATTGAATCCAGTCAATATTCAACCAATCCGGAAGGCGGAGTCTTTTTTATCCGAATTGAATTTGAATGCCCGGGTCTAAAGGAAAAGGCGAAGGAGATGGAAGAGCAGTTTGCTGCGATTGCTGAGACGTTTTCGATGGATTGGAAATTAACGCATGTCTATCATGTGAAAAAAGCGGCAATCTTTGTGTCCAAGGAGCTTCACTGTTTACTCGAACTGCTATGGGAATGGCAAAGCGGTGATTTAATGGCGGATATCGCTCTTGTGATTAGTAACCATGAGGAAGCAAGGGATGCGGTCGAAGGGTTGAATATCCCGTTTTATTACATTCCGGCGAATAAGGATATTCGTGCTGAGGTGGAAACTAAGCAGCTTGAACTGTTAAAAGAATATGATATTGATTTAGTGATATTGGCGCGTTATATGCAAATATTAACGCCGGATTTTGTAGCCGCAAATCCAAACAAAATTATTAATATCCATCATTCCTTTTTACCAGCGTTTGTTGGTGCACGACCATACGAACGTGCCCATGCACGCGGTGTAAAGTTAATTGGAGCAACCTCCCATTATGTGACCAATGATCTTGATGAAGGGCCGATTATTGAACAGGATATTGCCCGCGTTGATCATCGTAATGACGTGGACAATCTGAAAAAAATTGGCCGTAGAATCGAAAGAAGTGTATTGGCCAGAGCTGTGAAATGGCATATCGAAGACCGCATTATTGTCCATCAAAACAAAACGATTGTTTTTTAA
- a CDS encoding metallophosphoesterase family protein, with amino-acid sequence MKIAFISDIHGNAIALEAVLEDIEKQGIDKIYVLGDICYRGPEPKRSLDLVRSLHTEVIKGNADEWVVRGVSEGEVPEKALELMNLERQWIVEQLEPSDIDYLNSLPAQLNLRFEDVGISAFHATPASLFDIVLPNADDNQIESSLMHAPEAQVYVYAHIHKPYIRFLNGKVIMNIGSVGLPFDGLAKASYGMVEIEDGHLKTSIRRVSYELERVVALYHEVNYPNAEMMSKVIRTAKI; translated from the coding sequence ATGAAAATTGCTTTCATTTCGGACATACACGGGAACGCCATTGCGCTTGAGGCCGTTCTCGAGGATATAGAAAAGCAGGGGATTGATAAGATTTATGTACTCGGTGATATCTGCTATCGCGGACCAGAGCCTAAACGCTCTCTTGATTTAGTCCGGTCTTTACATACTGAAGTAATAAAAGGAAATGCCGATGAATGGGTGGTACGCGGTGTCTCAGAAGGTGAAGTTCCAGAGAAAGCATTGGAGCTGATGAATCTTGAACGTCAATGGATTGTGGAACAACTTGAACCATCAGACATCGATTATTTGAATAGCCTGCCTGCTCAATTAAATTTAAGATTTGAGGATGTTGGAATTTCTGCTTTCCATGCTACACCTGCGAGTTTATTTGATATCGTGCTTCCAAATGCCGATGACAATCAAATTGAATCAAGTTTAATGCATGCACCTGAAGCACAAGTATATGTTTATGCACATATCCACAAGCCTTATATTCGTTTTCTCAATGGCAAGGTCATTATGAATATCGGCAGTGTGGGGTTGCCATTCGATGGTCTGGCTAAGGCATCTTACGGTATGGTTGAAATCGAGGATGGCCATCTGAAAACTTCAATCAGAAGAGTAAGCTACGAGCTCGAACGTGTCGTGGCACTCTATCATGAAGTCAACTATCCAAATGCAGAAATGATGAGCAAGGTCATACGGACTGCAAAAATATAA
- a CDS encoding GNAT family protein, with translation MQFVVKRMTEEYAKQILTWKYEAPYDFYNNEESSESLNELLENPYFALLNTDETLVGFFCIGSAAQVPFGNTVGAYSEDITDIGIGMNPSLTGQGFGAEFFSFILSYVLETYKADSLRLSVAAFNQRAIHLYTKLGFVKKMEFSRGSIEFITMVKK, from the coding sequence ATGCAGTTCGTTGTAAAGAGGATGACGGAGGAATACGCAAAACAGATCCTAACTTGGAAATATGAAGCACCCTATGATTTTTATAATAATGAAGAAAGCTCTGAATCTCTTAACGAATTACTAGAAAACCCTTATTTTGCCTTGTTGAATACAGACGAAACACTCGTTGGCTTCTTTTGTATTGGCAGCGCAGCTCAAGTGCCATTTGGCAACACAGTAGGTGCATATTCCGAGGATATAACAGATATTGGAATTGGGATGAACCCTTCCTTAACAGGTCAAGGTTTCGGAGCGGAATTCTTCTCATTCATCCTTTCCTATGTTCTAGAAACCTATAAGGCTGATTCTCTCAGATTAAGTGTTGCAGCTTTTAACCAAAGAGCGATCCACCTTTATACGAAACTCGGATTTGTTAAAAAGATGGAGTTTAGTAGAGGATCTATCGAATTTATTACAATGGTAAAAAAATAA
- a CDS encoding GGDEF and EAL domain-containing protein — protein MRSEIKKPDINSYIEICKPLLTGAPYPCYLMDLEGTIVFSNEGVQELTGYMRQYHYQQNFVSILEEEEIGRAIDHINAVLKGEKLSFQTKLRQRNGSVMIVNILSIPVEVDGVILGICGYITNIANEKRQTARSIPSHWDNIFTGIEICLWSLDVKTMETISISPVCQTIFGYREEEFLQYDLLWEKLILPADKTGAHKHMELVKKGRSSLHEYRIVSKSGEQKWVSDFIVPIFSEHQHEPIRIDRIVVDITKRKSAEEKLTFLAFHDSLTGLPNRRKLDHELHKALTEAREKEKLVGVLFLDLDRFKYINDSLGHKMGDKVLQVIAERLKVSLRNEDIISRQGGDEFVILLNNLSTKEDLLETAARINGIIAKPIRLLENEYVLSASIGMSIFPDHGYEAEGLIQKADHAMYLAKESGVGIQPYELGMSTSLSRKLLLEQYLHKAIEKNELYLDYQPIVDVYGKQVIGLEALLRWNHPVLGAISPGEFIQIAEESDLIIKLSNWVLETSCRQRKLWADMNLPPFYVSINVPARQINLESFPQNVKDTLEHYDLPPQLLKIEITERTAMTNVQKTLNTIKELQDIGVDLILDDFGVGYSSISYLVQYPFNTIKIDKSFIEGLENKNQRSVCRTLVAMGRNLGMNVVAEGVEELEQYQFLCSIGCHNMQGYYFSRPTSVELIETFFTSKQQGIQNKFQ, from the coding sequence TTGAGAAGTGAGATCAAAAAGCCAGATATAAATTCATATATTGAAATTTGTAAGCCCTTACTCACAGGTGCGCCTTATCCTTGTTACTTAATGGATTTGGAAGGAACGATTGTTTTTTCGAATGAAGGTGTTCAAGAATTAACCGGGTACATGAGACAGTATCATTATCAACAAAATTTCGTTTCAATCCTTGAAGAAGAGGAGATTGGTAGGGCGATTGATCATATTAATGCTGTACTGAAGGGTGAAAAACTGAGCTTTCAAACGAAGCTTAGACAACGGAACGGTTCTGTGATGATAGTAAATATTCTATCTATCCCAGTCGAAGTAGATGGCGTGATTCTTGGTATTTGTGGTTACATTACCAATATCGCAAATGAAAAACGGCAAACCGCCCGCTCTATCCCTAGTCATTGGGATAATATCTTCACGGGCATTGAGATTTGTTTATGGAGTCTGGATGTCAAAACAATGGAGACGATTTCGATATCGCCTGTCTGTCAGACTATTTTTGGCTATCGTGAAGAGGAGTTTCTGCAGTATGACCTGTTATGGGAGAAGTTAATTCTGCCTGCTGATAAAACGGGCGCCCACAAACATATGGAGTTGGTGAAGAAGGGGAGATCCTCTCTGCATGAGTACCGTATTGTGAGCAAAAGCGGGGAGCAAAAATGGGTGTCTGATTTTATTGTACCGATTTTTTCTGAACATCAGCATGAACCCATCCGAATTGACCGAATTGTAGTAGACATTACGAAGCGAAAAAGTGCAGAAGAGAAACTAACCTTTTTAGCCTTTCATGATTCATTAACCGGTCTGCCAAACAGACGGAAATTGGATCATGAGCTTCATAAAGCGTTAACGGAAGCAAGGGAAAAGGAAAAGTTGGTTGGAGTATTATTCCTGGATCTTGATCGATTTAAATATATCAATGATTCTTTGGGCCATAAAATGGGTGATAAAGTATTACAGGTGATAGCGGAGAGGCTGAAGGTGAGCTTAAGAAATGAAGATATTATTTCTCGCCAAGGCGGCGATGAGTTTGTCATTTTGCTCAATAACCTGAGTACAAAAGAGGATCTTCTTGAAACGGCAGCGAGGATAAATGGGATTATTGCGAAACCAATCAGGCTGCTTGAAAATGAATATGTACTAAGTGCAAGTATTGGGATGAGCATTTTTCCGGATCATGGATATGAGGCAGAAGGATTAATTCAGAAGGCCGATCATGCGATGTATCTTGCAAAGGAAAGCGGTGTGGGAATCCAGCCTTATGAATTGGGAATGTCGACAAGTCTTTCACGAAAACTTCTGCTTGAACAATACCTTCATAAGGCTATTGAAAAAAATGAATTATATTTAGATTATCAACCAATCGTTGATGTTTACGGGAAACAAGTGATAGGGTTGGAGGCACTCCTTCGTTGGAATCATCCTGTTTTGGGGGCAATATCCCCAGGAGAATTTATTCAAATTGCCGAAGAGTCGGACCTCATCATAAAATTAAGCAACTGGGTATTGGAAACATCCTGCAGACAGCGTAAGCTATGGGCAGATATGAACCTGCCGCCGTTTTATGTATCGATTAATGTGCCAGCGCGACAAATCAATCTTGAGTCGTTTCCTCAAAATGTAAAAGATACACTGGAACACTATGATTTGCCGCCCCAATTACTCAAAATAGAAATCACAGAGCGAACGGCCATGACCAATGTTCAGAAAACGTTAAATACGATAAAAGAGTTACAGGATATTGGAGTTGATCTCATTCTTGATGATTTTGGTGTCGGTTATTCTTCGATTAGTTATCTTGTACAATATCCATTTAATACGATAAAAATCGATAAATCGTTTATTGAAGGATTGGAGAATAAAAATCAGCGATCTGTCTGCCGCACCTTGGTTGCAATGGGAAGAAATCTGGGAATGAATGTGGTAGCAGAGGGCGTGGAGGAGCTAGAGCAATATCAATTCTTATGCAGCATTGGCTGCCATAACATGCAGGGGTATTATTTTAGCAGGCCAACGAGTGTTGAACTGATTGAGACATTCTTTACGTCTAAACAGCAGGGAATTCAAAATAAATTTCAATAA
- a CDS encoding ABC transporter permease subunit, with the protein MKIVRSITYYILGILSIFCISVFPQYFSTRVNPDASGYFEQLFSFGKDLFKPETWIYKFERSIAGGAPMMDIIGPAFIYSMQILLGALLAGFSIALLLAIGSAFLPKVVLSPVKRLLDVLESVPDLILATLLQVLSIVIFKTFGVDLFEVASYKEKAYFAPIVTLAILPLVSMFKILLLMIEEEFLKVYVTFVKSKGIDKFNILIRHILKNIMPLSFHHIKIIIWGTLSSQFIIERVFNVHGLTFYLLDNFQPITIFVTLGLIFTPFYFLFQLVDLWLKEDQTLSFETRRSSWWHKWRVGNMAGGAKRFFENILFSLQSINLRKVSPFRPFINVLFTYGRHMKNWKFALGALFFIITISYSIIYSVTTDNHVDQVRLYYAEDGVTLLSAMPHAPTKPFFFGSDKLGFSLFDQLVIGAKYTLIFALLIALLRVLGGLLFGIIYAFHLGPRTQQWLGKIIDSIHFLPLSLIAYILLAPILMPAFTGFGYEFTYTFTERVLLEMFILTILVVPLTTVLLGKEIKRVLDYEFISSARVLGGSRFHLFWRHIFPHIGPRLTILLGTQFIQVLLIFIHLGIFKFFFGGTKLDFDPMGANPPMSITHEWSGLIGELGRTIIASGRYWYLWILVAFMLAIFAMQLIIQGVKEVQQVKVGVLYKLPKARKLKVKQASEVPSYQITKNSFKVIGSVDKRNEPEAERKMERRLKPKFKRGFERGI; encoded by the coding sequence TTGAAGATTGTTAGATCAATTACATACTATATACTTGGAATACTATCGATCTTTTGTATAAGTGTTTTTCCACAATATTTTTCCACTAGAGTAAATCCTGATGCTTCAGGTTATTTTGAGCAATTATTCTCTTTTGGCAAGGACCTGTTTAAACCAGAAACATGGATTTATAAATTCGAACGATCCATAGCTGGCGGTGCTCCAATGATGGATATTATAGGGCCGGCATTTATTTATTCCATGCAAATCCTCTTAGGAGCTCTTTTAGCAGGATTCAGCATCGCACTTCTTCTCGCTATAGGGTCAGCCTTTTTACCTAAAGTAGTTCTTAGCCCGGTAAAAAGACTGCTTGATGTATTAGAGTCTGTTCCAGACTTAATCCTCGCTACGTTATTACAAGTATTATCTATCGTTATCTTTAAAACGTTTGGAGTGGATTTATTTGAGGTGGCAAGCTATAAGGAAAAGGCTTATTTTGCCCCAATTGTCACCTTGGCTATCTTACCGCTTGTCTCCATGTTCAAGATTTTACTTCTTATGATTGAGGAAGAGTTTTTGAAGGTTTATGTCACCTTTGTAAAAAGTAAAGGGATAGATAAATTCAATATTTTAATCAGACATATCTTAAAAAATATCATGCCCCTTTCGTTTCATCACATCAAGATTATTATTTGGGGAACACTTTCAAGTCAATTTATTATTGAGCGGGTATTTAACGTTCATGGACTAACCTTCTACTTACTTGATAACTTCCAACCGATAACCATTTTTGTTACGCTGGGTCTAATTTTTACGCCCTTTTACTTTCTATTCCAGTTAGTAGATCTTTGGCTTAAAGAAGATCAGACGCTTTCTTTCGAAACGAGACGGAGTTCCTGGTGGCACAAATGGCGGGTGGGAAATATGGCGGGTGGGGCAAAGAGGTTCTTTGAAAACATCCTTTTTTCTCTTCAATCTATTAACCTTAGAAAAGTATCGCCATTCCGCCCATTTATCAATGTACTGTTTACCTATGGGAGGCATATGAAAAATTGGAAGTTCGCGCTTGGAGCGTTATTTTTCATAATAACCATCAGTTACAGTATCATTTATTCGGTCACCACCGATAACCACGTCGACCAAGTAAGACTTTATTACGCGGAAGATGGTGTAACACTGCTCAGTGCGATGCCGCATGCACCAACAAAGCCCTTCTTCTTTGGTTCAGATAAATTAGGGTTCAGCCTTTTTGACCAATTAGTTATTGGCGCAAAGTATACATTGATTTTCGCCTTGTTAATTGCCTTATTACGGGTTCTTGGCGGTCTTTTGTTTGGTATCATTTATGCTTTTCACTTAGGTCCCCGCACCCAGCAATGGCTTGGGAAGATAATCGATTCGATTCATTTCCTGCCGTTAAGCTTGATTGCGTACATCTTGCTCGCGCCGATCTTAATGCCGGCATTTACCGGCTTTGGCTATGAATTTACCTACACCTTTACCGAACGTGTTTTATTAGAAATGTTTATTTTAACCATCCTGGTGGTTCCGTTAACAACGGTTTTATTAGGAAAAGAGATAAAGCGAGTTCTTGATTATGAATTTATTTCCAGTGCGCGCGTTTTAGGCGGCAGCAGATTTCATCTATTCTGGCGTCATATTTTCCCGCATATTGGTCCCCGTTTGACGATTTTACTTGGGACTCAATTTATCCAAGTACTATTAATCTTTATTCATTTAGGGATATTTAAATTTTTCTTTGGCGGGACAAAACTTGACTTTGATCCGATGGGTGCAAATCCGCCAATGTCGATAACCCATGAATGGTCAGGGTTAATTGGGGAATTAGGAAGAACCATTATCGCTTCTGGCCGCTACTGGTACTTGTGGATACTTGTTGCCTTCATGCTTGCGATCTTTGCGATGCAGCTGATTATCCAGGGAGTGAAAGAAGTTCAGCAGGTAAAAGTCGGGGTGTTATATAAACTTCCAAAAGCACGCAAGTTAAAGGTGAAACAGGCAAGTGAAGTTCCATCCTATCAAATTACCAAGAATAGCTTTAAAGTGATTGGAAGCGTAGACAAGCGGAATGAACCTGAAGCTGAGCGGAAGATGGAGCGAAGGTTAAAACCAAAGTTTAAACGAGGGTTTGAACGTGGAATATAG
- a CDS encoding helix-turn-helix transcriptional regulator, with translation MLGDRIRKIRKQKKLTLEALAGEGLTKGMLSLIENNKAKPSMESLVYIAEGLGVEVTDLLEEISTQELRETLEKAETIYNQKGETATDKYQQLITLIEPFIKNLTQGYESARLLDLYSRSLYGEELIGWEEFSGQAAALYDKMNLTANRAQIAIFRTMVKFVQHDYQSALEILVRERANIESNHVYMDPMTTVDLDYTEAVLHFAVGDDRAATLTMEKTFNFSKKHKIFYRTDDLYRLGAGQATMRNDKEKQELYLRKLKQYGDFADDLLSILIHDYIVIMTLNTEKHDYSKALEMIDRYLEDPKLKDVVGSLYVIEKAKALYGLGEYTEAIFYIEKVETPSTTHHPFDLSLFYVRYAYKALCHCELGEMEEALQAAQLAVKNFETLPNTPFKEFAIETYNKIKEK, from the coding sequence ATGCTAGGAGACCGAATACGGAAAATAAGAAAGCAAAAAAAGCTGACACTTGAAGCGCTGGCAGGGGAAGGACTTACAAAAGGGATGCTCAGCCTCATTGAGAATAATAAAGCGAAGCCGTCTATGGAAAGCCTCGTTTACATTGCTGAGGGACTAGGGGTTGAGGTAACGGATTTATTAGAAGAAATCAGTACACAGGAATTAAGAGAAACGCTTGAAAAGGCAGAAACGATCTATAATCAAAAAGGGGAAACCGCAACAGATAAATATCAGCAGCTAATAACTCTTATAGAACCTTTTATAAAAAATCTTACGCAAGGCTATGAATCGGCACGTTTGTTAGATCTCTATAGCCGAAGTCTTTATGGAGAAGAATTAATAGGCTGGGAGGAATTCTCAGGTCAAGCAGCGGCCTTGTATGACAAGATGAACTTAACAGCTAACCGTGCCCAAATCGCGATTTTTCGTACAATGGTGAAATTCGTTCAGCATGATTATCAAAGTGCTTTGGAAATCTTGGTAAGGGAACGTGCAAATATTGAATCCAATCATGTCTATATGGATCCAATGACTACAGTTGACCTTGACTATACTGAAGCGGTATTACACTTTGCTGTTGGAGATGATCGTGCTGCCACACTTACGATGGAAAAGACGTTTAATTTTTCAAAAAAGCATAAAATTTTTTATCGCACGGATGATTTATACAGACTTGGAGCAGGACAGGCTACGATGAGAAACGACAAAGAAAAGCAAGAATTGTATTTACGAAAGCTAAAGCAATACGGTGATTTCGCGGATGACTTACTTTCCATCCTCATTCACGACTATATTGTTATTATGACTCTAAATACTGAAAAACATGATTATTCCAAGGCGTTGGAGATGATTGATCGTTATTTGGAAGACCCAAAGTTGAAGGATGTCGTCGGATCTTTATACGTAATTGAAAAAGCAAAGGCCCTTTATGGCCTCGGTGAATATACAGAAGCAATTTTTTATATTGAAAAAGTAGAGACACCGTCTACAACGCACCATCCGTTCGACTTATCACTCTTTTATGTTCGGTATGCATACAAAGCACTATGCCATTGTGAACTTGGAGAAATGGAGGAGGCGCTCCAGGCTGCCCAACTGGCTGTTAAGAATTTCGAAACCCTTCCAAATACACCTTTCAAGGAATTTGCGATAGAAACGTACAATAAAATCAAAGAAAAATAA
- a CDS encoding MFS transporter, with translation MNNSNMLKKATYHLWTFTISKLIASFGSQVYSFAISFYILQATGSAKSFALNLICNVLPRTIAAPFAGYIIDKYPRKRIAIISQIATTLAIGGLLVVSVTSGLSLTAIYITTCILSLTSMFSSVAFTSSITGLVDEARIQKAMSLNQMSVSFAAIASPAVGGLLYGVISMPLFLIFYMTASSVAIVLDATMNFTLFAAQKAEIVEKSKESMWQGMKAGVSYLKLQPMLMTIIWIALLVNFLFSAYQVGYSFILIEKLKMLSHHFGFTEGAFAVGMLLLSIYLSLRKEIRFPLLVSKRGIILMGVIMGSTILPLLFTMSYNIMFGYYILLQFGLGVCIVFVNTPTQVMMQKQIANEFKGRVFSLIETVAMALSPLGMVLYGFLYDIFPAEWVLLLSSGLCVSVVLTLLRPTVIRRVHPELAVEKTVKKSAEAF, from the coding sequence ATGAATAATAGTAACATGTTAAAAAAAGCCACTTACCATCTTTGGACGTTTACTATAAGCAAACTGATTGCCTCTTTTGGTTCACAGGTATATTCATTTGCCATTAGTTTTTATATTTTGCAAGCCACAGGATCGGCGAAAAGTTTTGCGCTAAACTTGATTTGCAATGTATTACCTCGTACCATCGCTGCACCATTTGCAGGTTATATCATCGATAAATATCCACGAAAAAGGATCGCGATAATCTCACAAATAGCAACTACCTTAGCTATCGGGGGATTGTTAGTCGTCAGTGTCACCTCTGGTTTATCCTTAACCGCTATTTATATCACCACCTGCATCCTGTCCCTTACATCCATGTTTTCCAGTGTAGCGTTCACTTCCTCCATAACAGGACTTGTGGACGAAGCCAGAATTCAAAAAGCAATGTCCTTAAACCAAATGTCTGTTTCCTTTGCGGCTATTGCCTCTCCCGCAGTCGGAGGACTTTTGTATGGAGTGATTTCCATGCCGCTATTCCTCATTTTCTATATGACTGCTTCATCGGTTGCCATCGTTCTCGACGCCACGATGAATTTCACTTTGTTCGCCGCCCAAAAAGCAGAAATAGTGGAGAAGTCTAAAGAATCCATGTGGCAAGGAATGAAGGCGGGTGTCTCCTATTTAAAATTACAGCCGATGTTAATGACCATTATCTGGATTGCCTTATTAGTTAATTTCCTTTTCAGCGCCTATCAGGTTGGATATTCCTTCATCCTTATTGAAAAATTAAAAATGCTTTCCCACCATTTTGGTTTTACAGAAGGCGCCTTTGCCGTTGGAATGCTGCTATTATCGATTTATCTCTCCCTCCGGAAAGAGATAAGATTTCCATTGCTGGTTTCAAAAAGAGGCATTATTCTCATGGGGGTCATCATGGGAAGTACCATATTACCTTTACTCTTCACGATGTCTTACAACATCATGTTTGGGTACTACATTCTTCTTCAATTTGGGTTAGGAGTTTGTATTGTATTCGTCAATACACCAACCCAAGTAATGATGCAAAAACAAATTGCAAATGAATTTAAGGGACGTGTATTTTCCCTTATTGAAACAGTTGCCATGGCATTATCACCATTAGGAATGGTGCTATATGGATTTTTGTACGATATCTTCCCTGCCGAATGGGTTCTGCTTCTATCATCTGGATTATGTGTGAGCGTAGTCCTTACTCTTTTAAGACCAACCGTCATACGAAGAGTTCATCCGGAACTTGCAGTGGAAAAAACAGTGAAGAAAAGTGCTGAGGCATTTTGA
- a CDS encoding methionine ABC transporter ATP-binding protein, which produces MIEFQNLKKVYESGGQQVAALNGIDLKINKGEIFGVIGFSGAGKSSLIRCVNLLERPTSGSVIVDGHNLTSMSVKEVREIKKNIGMVFQHFNLLNSKTVFANVAMPLTLAKVPKDAVKKRVQELLEFVGLSDKADYYPDQLSGGQKQRVGIARALATQPSILLCDEATSALDPQTTSSILQLLKKINNEYNITILIITHEMAVIREICDRVAVIEAGKIIEEGTVFDVFSAPKTQTAKNFVSTVMNDQLPDSIKEIIQKHDGMQRIFRINFVGSTAGQPLLSQLAKQFDIHINVLFGNITELQGTPFGNLIVEFQGSDKEVIRALTYINQKNISIKEVVAHAS; this is translated from the coding sequence ATGATCGAATTTCAGAATCTTAAAAAGGTTTATGAAAGTGGCGGACAGCAGGTTGCCGCATTGAACGGAATTGATTTGAAGATTAATAAGGGAGAGATATTCGGAGTGATCGGCTTTAGTGGTGCTGGGAAAAGCTCACTTATCCGCTGTGTGAACTTACTAGAGCGTCCGACCTCCGGCAGTGTCATTGTTGATGGTCATAACCTTACTTCCATGTCCGTCAAAGAAGTCCGAGAGATTAAGAAAAATATTGGGATGGTGTTTCAGCACTTTAACCTATTAAACTCAAAAACAGTGTTTGCCAACGTGGCAATGCCCCTTACGCTAGCCAAAGTTCCTAAGGATGCGGTCAAAAAAAGGGTGCAAGAGTTACTAGAATTTGTCGGATTATCCGACAAAGCGGACTATTATCCTGACCAGCTTTCAGGCGGACAAAAGCAGCGTGTTGGAATTGCCAGAGCATTGGCCACACAGCCATCAATCCTGCTCTGTGATGAGGCCACCTCTGCTCTCGATCCACAGACAACCAGCTCGATTTTACAGCTGTTGAAAAAAATCAATAACGAATACAACATCACGATTCTAATCATCACGCACGAGATGGCAGTAATTAGAGAAATATGTGACCGGGTGGCCGTTATCGAAGCAGGAAAAATTATTGAAGAAGGAACAGTGTTTGACGTCTTCTCAGCACCAAAAACACAGACAGCCAAAAATTTTGTTAGCACAGTCATGAATGACCAGCTGCCTGATTCTATTAAAGAAATCATTCAAAAGCATGATGGAATGCAGAGGATTTTCCGAATTAATTTTGTTGGCAGCACCGCGGGTCAGCCGTTATTATCACAACTAGCTAAACAGTTTGATATTCATATCAATGTCTTGTTCGGCAATATTACCGAGCTTCAAGGAACTCCTTTTGGAAACCTCATTGTTGAGTTCCAGGGATCTGACAAAGAAGTCATCCGCGCGTTAACGTATATCAACCAGAAGAATATCAGCATAAAGGAAGTGGTAGCACATGCTAGTTAA